A region of the Cannabis sativa cultivar Pink pepper isolate KNU-18-1 chromosome 3, ASM2916894v1, whole genome shotgun sequence genome:
atacacaacatagtctttgtaaatccttggtttgataggtctagtagatcttcttaagacttcaccaacaAGCTCTTGGGGAGCAGCAGCTGGTTCAGCAGGTTCAGCAGGTTGTTCAACAGTTGCAGGCAACTCTTGAACATCTTGATCTactggattatcattaccaacttgtggatcttcagtgattggtaatggttgttcaacattcgtttgaactacaggagtgttaaccattatcaatcttgcttttgaactggaaggttctgaaggatctttctcaggacctaagtcctttgattgatcactcccactgatcaaggcattctcaagaaattttgcattccttgattcaacaattcttgtgctatgagatggacaataaaacttgtaacctttagacttttcagcgtaccctataaagaatccgcttatggtccttgggtctaatttcttctcttgtggattatgtattctgacttcagatggacatccccaaatgcgtacatgattcaaacttggtttccaacctttccataattcaaaaggagtgcctttgttggaactcggtttaatatgtacacggatgtctttaatgcttcagtccacaaggatttaggaaggttagagttgctactaagcatactccgcaccatgtccattaatgttcggtttcttctttctgcaacaccattttgctcgggtgtaccgggcaaggtgtaatgggcaactatcccattttcttcaagaaacttcgcaaatgcaCCAGGTGCTTGTCCATTGTTACTCTTCATTCTCCTTTTCTCCATTCACTAGTTGTGGCATTTCAGGACCATCATAATTTTTACCgcttctcagggtaattgccttgcagttttccttggggtttacttcagttgtgctaggcaaattcccttgaggacgggttgctacttgagttgctagttgggccatctgtgtctgcaggtctttgattgaagatctagtttcagtcatgaattgaagACGATAAATCCgtctgcaaactagaatttccaccgAGGTTTGTTCTTGATTAAACTGTTGATTACCGATTCGGTTCGATTTCGTTCtttgatagaacccactgtttcttcggttattaccctggttgaacccatagttgttgttgttgttctgtgaataatttccaatggctttagcttcatccattggcaaatcatccacatcagcTTGACACTCTGAAAAATGATGACTTCCTCAACATAGCTCACaaacaacttgggcttgtttagcttgccctgcaattagctttgtcaatgcctcCACCTGTgctgtcaactttgtgatggcatcaacctctaacacaccagctaccttctttgattgactcctttcagttggccactgctgattgtttagagccatctcctccaatagatcataggcctcattagcactcttcctCATAAAGGCTCCTCCAGCTGCTGCATCAATTAAAGTTCTAGTGTTTCCTACCAACCCATTGTAAaagttgtggaccagcatccacttctctataccatgatgagggcactttctgatcagatctttaaacctctcccaagcctcatggagagattcattatcttgttggcaaaagttattgatttctcctctcagctttgcagacctggctggaggaaagaactttgacaagaatttcgttgccagatcattccaggtggcaatagagttgggtggcaaggagtttagccaactcttggctcgttctctaagagagaatgggaacagtctcagtcgaatagcatcatcactaactccattaactttaaaagtttcacaaagttccatgaagttagagagatgcaggttaggatcttcagaagggaggccaccaaccGAAGAAGgcgcaccatttgaagtatggcaggtttgatctcaaagttatttgcatccactgccggtggcctgatacacgactgcactcccgtcagagtagggagaatgtaatctctcaagctacggccattagcttgatcttctactgcgccaccattattaccgttattgcctccattgtttgcagcattggcagccatgatttctgaagtttcaacagttgctgaaactccctCTTGCCTTTTGTTCTTttggtttctcctacaagttttctcgatttcgggatcaactggtaatatcacagcttgtccttgacggcgcatacagtacttatgattcctgaaatagataacgaaaatattgcaagaaaaaggttagaaaaatcagcaagagaaaatataccaaaatagaagttagtataattttgtgtaatattaatctttaaacaattccccggcaacggcgccaaaaacttgttacgaaaattctgtttattacgcaagtgtacgtatcaagtagtatctcacgcaagtgaggtcgaaccacatggaattggattaagtactactaaactatacttatgattctattcgataaaataataagtttgcaatttaaaagtaaataactcagaaaattaaagagaaaatagacgacgattaatcaagatgagagattagggaggtgaatcctgttgataagctacctatgttaatacctaattgctatccttatctcaatgtgaatgacagattataaattaacctaactcttttcagatcttttaggttctaaatcttatgttctctaattaacttcttaattaaatcaacataaaatcagcattaagcaataatctattagtcactgaggctatgtaaatactttcgttttacatcagaacctagactatccaaattttagcattctcaattctcacttttcagatttcgaattgaggtcattaaacatgtaaaaggtgatcaagcttgcaaatggaattaaacacaaataaagatagtattcacacataagatggaggaatgacaattatttattaactaggcataaacttaaacaacaatcatcatcctcccttattgggaaatttagttcataataactctaaaaacatccatgattaattcagaaataaaaacaaacataaagaagaataaaaagggtaaaagaaagaaactagaaggtggtatcgctccgggtcttcaagatagcttcctctccacttgcctccactattaggtctgtttttgcttagttctgaccttcaatgtcgtattccttatatagggatgagtggtgtgcctccaattgagagaaaaatcaaaattaggtcaaatctgcgatttccgtacctagtcgcgactagcatttaagctggtcgcgactacaggcaaaactcgaaaaaccgagtttctgccaaattctcgaagtcgcgaccagggtcgcgaccaggaaaaagggtcgcgacctggctctctggaggtcgcgactactgatgcgcCTGGagccgatttttccaattttttccaagtttgtcccagtttttcgccatttgactgaattcgaactttaacatcCCGGAAACCTgagataatgaaaatcaagcgtaaaactgctccaaaagacaccaatagacgagataatgtaattttaaagacccgaaacataggttaattataacctaacatccatcttctgtgtatctaccataatactcacctcctctatctgatctcactatcttaatttgcttgttgcattgtttctctacttcagctttaaatatcttaaaggcatctaatgcttcacttttattatgaagtaagtagatatacatgtagcgtgagtaatcatctatgaatgagatgaagtatttctgaccatgtgactccatatctggactacatatatcagtatgtatgatttctaatatttcagaactcctatggacaccagttttgacagacttggaggtttgctttcccttaatgcaatccacacaagtatcaaagtcagtaaaatctaaggtattgagtaccccatcttttaccaaccttttaattctatcaatggagatatgtcccaatctccggtgccacaatgtacaggaatcctctttcataacacatcttttagtgccaacgcgaacatgcataacattattagtggtattattttgtaaattaaggcagtaaagaccatcagacaaaataccatttccaacacattcagatttataatataaattgaaatatttgtctgaaaatgtaaaggaaaaaccaaagggtataagtcttgaaactgaaatcaagtttctagagaaacttggtacataaaaggtcttttctaactttaaaataaaaccattacttaaaactaaattgcatgttccaatagcttccacatgtgagcccatcttgtttccagataagatgctttgctcacttgccactggcttccttagattttgaatatcctgcaaggaatttgttatgtgaattgttgaatcggaatcaatccaccatgtgttaagattaacattagccatattagattcataacatactaaggaaattggattacctttgtcatccatccatttcttgaactggTTGCACTCCTTTTTTGTATGTCtcttttgtttacaaaagaaacatttgatggaatctttctttatggcagccttgggagccatgggctttttccctttgttcttcttgaatggcttgcgtttcttaggttgagtggtcaggtgaacactttctccttgctcctgtaggagcctggcttcctcttgaacacacatggtcatcaattcattgatagtccatttttctttatgtgtgttgtaggaaattttgaaaggcccatactgtggaggaagattgtgaaggatgtaatgaaccaggaaggtatcaggaatgataacgtcgagtttcttcaaatgagcagtgatgtccctcattttagaaatgtgttctcgaactcctttaacaccggtgagttttgtggacgagaactcttggatgaggttgatgaacaaagatttatctgaagtgtcaaaTCGCTCATCCATCACTTTGATAAAATCTTTCACCTTCTCAGGTGGCTCTaccgatccacgcattcccataggaattctggacataatgaacatgatgcaaagacgattagattgctcccacttttcacgtagtgcaatctcagcagtgctagtatcagtgatagcagctggttcatctttccttattgcataatccatgtcagtgcaagctaggtggagaagaactcgctccttccagattttgaagttgtcactcctaagctcagggatttcactagtgatttcagcatatttagaggtggatgaaatagctgcaagaataggattacaaatttagatgttaaaagaattgaggctttaatgaattcatgttttaccaatgtagaaacatgatgaagatgaaaattttattaaatctaaaattgcatgtgggctaaattttaaatctaataaaattatatgaactttatgatagatttaatgaaatatttaatttagattaatggaggaatgaaatctatctttaattaaaatttgtgataacactattaaatcaaatcctcataactccctgtggggtaaattaagagaatttaacttaatatattatcctaattaattataaaaatataataaaatcccagtggggtaaaattattatatccaaataattaattacaagttttgtccattaaggtgaattttaattaatatataattttatataattaaagatgctgtggctactccctaattataaaaaattatattttcactttagacattaggtattgggctctacctaaaagtaatttcgttattaacataatagacaatcactgagattagtgctcctagtgtggtcgtccgaagatcattaaaaaccgttctagatatgagcatttgtcccaggttcatgttttcttatgtcaaaccacaaaactacttacgttttattcatattttattcattttataaagttttatgaatattttatgaataattttatgaaattttatgaaacttaattgctaaataaaatatttaacctatcttaatgtttgaatatttctaaatatatctagcactataaaaggaatttatgtatagcatttaaatcatacaaatccaaattaattgcattaaacataaatttgtcaaataaatacaaaataatacaattaatgtatgataattaattaaatgcaaattccttaatatgaaattaatggcagatttttcaaaattaatttagacaataaattgcagaaatttggtaatatataattaaatgcacaaattagcacaatttttacatgcctaaataaatcatgtaataaattaccaaatttaaacaaatttccattttcaatttatactatatatatatgtattaaacaaaaatggaaaattaactaaatgcaatttattgactaaattaacacaaaaaataggaaaataattaatattccaaataaataaaaatttataaaaaaaattcggaatttttcccttttttttttttttgaaaaaaccaCCTTTGCCAAATGATATGTCGTTTTTGCAAAAggcaaaaacgacacgtcgttttttacATTCTGAAGTGAGCAGAAACCAtacaaaaacgacacgtcgtttcatTCACCAAGAGGCTGCCTCAGAAGACGAAACGACAGCTGAAATGAAGCCtttcaaacgacacgtcgtttttgtcaaacgacacgtcgttttttgacaaacgacacgtcgtttttgacaaacgacatgtcgtttgcgtCGTCTTCTCCAGCCAAACCGGGTCGAATTTGACCCGTTTTTCTGCACGCGGGTCCGTCGAaaccgacccaaacccgatcggaaattgcgtttccgacgaccaaattgcgtgttttcaaatctaaaatgttctaaatcaaataataaagagatccacatagattttatgcacgaaaatacgaaaaaatatatactttaatatcacGAAATTAATCGGGTCCGAAAAAATTTTAACCGAAAAAAATTTCCATCCTTAAGTTTTTTCAATAGATTTTCAatgcttagatcgatctataatactatacgaaTATAGTAATATATTTAGAATTCGAAATGAACAccgaaaaaaatgaaaaatggaaAAAACAGAACAATGGACCGatcgtgattatatatatatgcacgtatatatatgcatgtatatatcacataaataaatgaaaatgaatattatgattattattatgtgataaaacatatatataatatacaatatatatataaatatatatacatatacgtaaatatacaaaaaaaataaataaaaaatatatatacatactgtACGTTGTACATGAacgtattatatatataaatttatgaataaatgtatatatgtatatgtgtatacgtatgaattttatatatatatttgagattatatgaatatgagtatatgtatatatacgaACCGaacataacaaatatatatatatatatgaacagtatatgtatgtatatatatatgaaactcaaataaaatcaaggcagagataaatccgctctgataccaactgttagactatatatatagtgtatgtaatgtagcatatacaaatgatatgaaatgcggaaaataaactctaatcatatcaataatatatgcaatgaaaggatcgatgtacctccagccattgatctttgagcttcaatccctacgatagcttcggtattggagttcgggcttcctcgctctctcaactctctttagatggaatttgctgaatgaaatcagaatgagtgaggagttcggggaccgagaccctatatttataggtgagatactccatcagtatctgcgccacattaattgttagaatattttgacaattaattcaggaaatcaaatcaggtaatgaatatagaaatctgaccatatatagaatattacataattgattttgtccagattcaatgaatataaaatatttatttatcagaaaatcaattatttatttatttccttaaatagaaaatcatttacttaattagaaaataacttccatatataaaatattctaatagttAAGTCTTCTCCCAATCGATTTTCATGAATTGCAGTTATGATGTGTTGTTTTCACAAAGATTGTTGTTGAAGAATCGAAGTTCTTCAATCTGTTCAAAGGTGACTTGAATTGTTCCTTGAGTTTGGTGCTATTCCATGGCCGGACACTAGAGCAACATTAGCCATCAATGGCAGAAAGTCctactctgataccatgttaaagTGACAAATTTGaagctaaaaagaaaagaagacaagaaaagataaaaagagagagaaagaaggaGACAAAGATTGAAAGAATTGGAGAAGAAGAACTCAATTCTGATGTTCAACAGTCTGAGTATATATAGACAAGAGTTTGATCAAGAGCTTGATCTTAAGCTAACTTGTAACTAACTTTACAACCAACAAACTAAGTGACTTTAGTCATTGTATCAATCAATGTTGGTATTCGGTCATTTTCAATTATTGGACATGTTAATAAGACGCACAAACACATGTACAGTCATTTTCAGTGTtgctataatataatatacaccACCAGACACATATACATAATACTAGGGCTGAACATTTCAAGCGAGTtcaacccgaacccgaaccggtAAACccgcaaattttttttttgaaaaaatattcggGCGGGTCGGGTTCAACCCGGTACCCTTCGGGCGGGTTCGCGGGTTGAGTTTTTAGGAATACCGGGTTTTGGGTTGAACCCGCCAACCCGCAATttaaatatgttatatatattttaatttttttattacaatttatatatatattaaattattaattgaaaaataaaaaatcctaaacttttttaaaaatttaaactctcaattttttttttaatttttttataaatttattttcttaaataatataaattaaatatattttatatataattttttattaaaattttatatatattatattaaataatttatattctgaaaatatataataattttttaataatatatataaattttatttttattagttttgaataaaaaattattttttttaaagaattgATCGAGTTGATCAGGTCAACCTGCCAACCCGGTCAATCCGGCCacccgaaacccgccaacccgtgacCCGCCAACTCGCCAACCCGTGCCCtattcgggttcgggttcggttttatttttttgaacccgaaacccgtgaacccgaaacccgcGAACCCGAAACCCGATAAACCCACCCGATGTTCAGCCCTACATAATACATGTACATGTACATGTACAGTTGACTTTACGAAAAAAACACGTGTACAGTTGTAcacaaagtaaataaaaatgaaataataataatattggcCAATAATATATACACAAGAACATATAAAATTTTGTTCTTAGTACGTAtaagcataaaaaaaaaattggtcttttttaattatttgatagATTAAGTTAGTCTAAACAAACCATGCAAATAGGACAAACATCCacttataaagaaaaatatttgaaaaaaataaaaaaaatactcaaataattatcaaatctCTTTCTTGCTTATGTATGAAAAAATTGATCATTTTGTTGGAATgttcaataaaaaatatttaatctcAAACGTAAACTCAAGTGGAAGATTTGATTAAATAGTTGACTTTCTAAGCCTTATTAGTTTGGCCTAAACACATTAAGATTTGATTCCAGTCTTTCAGGTAATCATATTTTTGAATATGAACATTTCTTTTGTACTTCTTGTTACAGTATGTAACTCATATGATATGAACTAATTTAATAAAAGGGTTATTGCAGATATAAGATAATGGGAGATGAACAATCACAATCACAGAGCTTGGGAGATGAGCTATGGGATTCATGGAATCTTCGAGCTTGTCTTATAATAAGCCTCTCCCTACAATTCTTTCTGTTGTTTGCTGCTTTTTTGAGGAAAATATGCAAATCCAACTTCATACACTTGTTCATATGGCTTGCCTACACCCTATCAAATTGGATTGCTGCTTATGGTCTTGGTCAAACTGTCAGAAAGCCAACTAGAAATCTCCTTGATCCAAACAAAAGTGGAGACCTTTATATGTTTTGGGCACAGTTTCTTTTGTTGCATCTTGCTGGTCCTGATAGTATTACAACTTTTTCAACTGGGGATAGTGGAGTCTGGTTAAAGTCACTCACTGGACTCATTTCTCAAGTTTTGGCAACTATTTATAGCTTCATTCTCGTTGCAATTTCTAGAAAGGATAAGCTATGGTTCCCAACAATCCTAGTGTTTGGGGTTGGACTTATCAAGTCATGGGAGAGGGTTATAGCTCTGCTCAATGCAGGGTTTGATCAATTTGGAGAAACTCTTTTACCAAAACCAGATCCAGGTTGTGACTATGAAGAAGCTGTTTCAACTTACTCAGCAACAAGGGGTGTACAAGTTGAAATGGAACCACATAAAAAGATGGCCTCAAATTATAACAATGAGCAAGAAATTTTGTTAGGCTGTGATGAGAAAATAGATGAGTTGAAAGTACTAAAATCTGCACATTATTTCTTTGAGAAGTTTAAGATACTCTTTACTGGTTCATTTTTGAGCTACCAAACTCGAGAAACAAGCCGCGATTATTTTCTTCAGTGTAGAAATTCAACTGTTGCTTTTAGATTGATTGAGTATGAACTCAGCTTCTTGCATGATCTTATGCACACCAAAATGTCTGTGTTACAGAACATGTTTGGATACATTCTTAGGATTGTTTGTTTCTCCTCTGTTTCGGTTGCATCTGTGTTGTTTCTCTTAACAGATAAACGCGGATATACTGGGTTTGATGTTGGACTTACTGAAGCTTTGCTCTTGGGAACCATTCTCTTTGATGTCATCTCTATAATTATGCTCCTATTTTCTGAATGGGGCATCCTTAGAATCTCATTGGTTAGATATCTTACTCCATCATGTATTTGGAGAAGAAAGAGATGGTCAAGATCAGTTTTCCAATACAACATGCTCAACTACAGCTCATCTAACTGGTTTACACAACTGGTCTATAAAGTGTCTAGATTTTTGTTGACAATAACAGGATCCGTTGAAAAAATGAGAGCAATGATGTCTTCCTCCTTAGTGACTGTCACCAAAGAAAAGGAAGACTTCATTTTCAACAAGCTTAAGATGTTATCTTCAAAAGTAAAGGATTTAAAAGTTGCTAAAGAAGCTTGTTCACAAAGAGGCCTTTTGGCCCTTTTGCAGCATAGTAGAAGCTATTCTAAACTTGAATGGAGTATTAGAGAATTCCAATATTTGGAGAGCCTTCTTCTATGGCACTTAGCTACTGAGCTTTGCTATCATAATCTTAGTGAGGAAGAGCAGAAGAGAAATGAGTATGTTGGTATTTCTCAGCTTCTTTCAAATTACATGTTTTATCAACTTGTTGTCCAGCCTACTTTGCTATCCCAAGAAATGGGAAATTTCTCCATAGTACTACAAGACACTCAGGCAGAGACAAGGAAGTTTTTCAAGAAACACTCGATTTCAAATCATAAGGAAGCTTGTGAAAAGTTGAGGTTAGTAAAAACGCCATACAGAGCGGCTGTTGTGAAGGGAACCAAGAGCAAATCTCTGTTGTTTGACGCCTGCATTCTCTCGAAAGAGCTTCAAAATCTGGAGGAGCAGCAGTGGGAGTTGATGGCTCAAGTGTGGGTTGAGTTGATGTCTTATGCAGCCATTAATTGCAGCCCGGCCACACATGCACAGCAGCCTAGTAAAGGCGGGGAGCTTTTGAGTTTTACTTGGTTACTCATGTATCATTTGGGTTTAGGAACACAATTTTCTGACCAGGTACCACATGGTTAAGGAAGGCATGTTACTCAAAATTTGCTAGTTTTAATTACTGCTCTTGTATTCTATCAATTAGATGTGTAttgttttcttatgttttgaatgaatattattaatctttaagctttcacttgtttaaaACGTTCTCCAAGttcttttaaatttcttttatacTATATTAcaaatttctttaacaataaGTAAATAATGAAATATTTGTATGAAAATTTC
Encoded here:
- the LOC133035533 gene encoding uncharacterized protein LOC133035533, whose protein sequence is MGDEQSQSQSLGDELWDSWNLRACLIISLSLQFFLLFAAFLRKICKSNFIHLFIWLAYTLSNWIAAYGLGQTVRKPTRNLLDPNKSGDLYMFWAQFLLLHLAGPDSITTFSTGDSGVWLKSLTGLISQVLATIYSFILVAISRKDKLWFPTILVFGVGLIKSWERVIALLNAGFDQFGETLLPKPDPGCDYEEAVSTYSATRGVQVEMEPHKKMASNYNNEQEILLGCDEKIDELKVLKSAHYFFEKFKILFTGSFLSYQTRETSRDYFLQCRNSTVAFRLIEYELSFLHDLMHTKMSVLQNMFGYILRIVCFSSVSVASVLFLLTDKRGYTGFDVGLTEALLLGTILFDVISIIMLLFSEWGILRISLVRYLTPSCIWRRKRWSRSVFQYNMLNYSSSNWFTQLVYKVSRFLLTITGSVEKMRAMMSSSLVTVTKEKEDFIFNKLKMLSSKVKDLKVAKEACSQRGLLALLQHSRSYSKLEWSIREFQYLESLLLWHLATELCYHNLSEEEQKRNEYVGISQLLSNYMFYQLVVQPTLLSQEMGNFSIVLQDTQAETRKFFKKHSISNHKEACEKLRLVKTPYRAAVVKGTKSKSLLFDACILSKELQNLEEQQWELMAQVWVELMSYAAINCSPATHAQQPSKGGELLSFTWLLMYHLGLGTQFSDQVPHG